The following coding sequences are from one Saccopteryx bilineata isolate mSacBil1 chromosome 3, mSacBil1_pri_phased_curated, whole genome shotgun sequence window:
- the GAREM2 gene encoding GRB2-associated and regulator of MAPK protein 2 produces the protein MEKLAAGLAGLRWSMGAFPLDLIVSRCRLPTLACLGPGEYAEGVSERDILLIHSCRQWTTVTAHTLEEGHYVIGPKIDIPLQYPGKFKLLEQARDVREPVRYFSSVEEVASVFPDRIFVMEAITFSVKVVSGEFSEDSEVYNFTLHAGDELTLMGQAEILCARTTKERSRFTTLLRKLGRAGALAGVGGPGSTGATGGGTRPIKGKMPCLICMNHRTNESLSLPFQCQGRFSTRSPLELQMQEGEHTVRAIIERVRLPVNVLVPSRPPRNPYDLHPVREGHCYKLVSIISKTVVLGLALRREGPAPLHFLLLTDTPRFALPQGLLAGDPRVERLVRDSASYCREHFDPDEYSTAVREAPAELSDDCASPRRARLCLPAPPRAPGPARAPSPPGDGDQEYVSPDWAGAPEPAASPAEIPYEELWAHQAAEGLTEGRTRPPPGPDLISFGAAGPPRLEPEAPPPPVPPKSEAVKEECRLLNAPPVPPRGGGGRLSGSPPVPPRFPKLQPVHSPSSSLSYYSSGLQDGTGSRSGSGSPSPDAYSLYCYPCTWGDCKVGESSSRPPPGPLPSTTQPSQASRALAEPLSSRAASLLGTDTPVKTYHGCPPLFKSSHPQKRFVPLGALNPISGPAYPSGPSAASSSGPTTTSGALATSSPTYSPGPGSPGQAYPAAPTSSCPTSSSSSSEWQEPALEPFDPFELGQGASPKPELMRCQEPRAVGVPGLGPRLSPLGPPKVFDPEGLVLQQVPAPLSPAALKGPKAGGARLLLTQGRLEGPPASPRDGATGWGGRDASWQPPADLSALSLEEVSHSLRFIGLSEDVVSFFARERIDGSIFVQLSEDILADDFHLTKLQVKKIMQFIKGWRPKI, from the exons ATGGAGAAGCTGGCGGCCGGCCTGGCCGGCCTGCGCTGGAGCATGGGCGCCTTCCCTCTGGACCTCATCGTCAGTCGCTGCCGCCTGCCCACGCTCGCCTGCCTCGGGCCAG gGGAGTATGCTGAGGGCGTCAGTGAGCGAGACATCCTGCTCATTCATTCCTGTCGCCAGTGGACAACAGTGACAGCCCACACCCTGGAGGAAGGCCACTATGTCATTGGGCCCAAGATTGACATCCCCCTGCAGTACCCAG GGAAGTTCAAGCTCCTAGAGCAGGCCCGGGATGTGCGGGAGCCAGTGAGGTACTTCAGCAGCGTGGAGGAGGTGGCCAGCGTCTTCCCTGACCGCATCTTTGTGATGGAAGCCATCACCTTCAGTGTCAAG GTAGTGTCCGGGGAGTTCAGCGAGGACAGCGAGGTGTACAACTTCACGCTGCACGCGGGCGATGAGCTCACTCTCATGGGCCAGGCGGAGATCCTGTGCGCCAGGACCACCAAGGAGCGCTCTCGCTTCACCACCCTGCTGCGCAAGCTGGGCCGGGCCGGGGCACTGGCTGGGGTTGGCGGGCCCGGGAGCACAGGGGCCACGGGCGGGGGCACCAGGCCCATCAAAGGCAAAATGCCCTGCCTTATCTGTATGAACCACCGTACCAACGAGAGCCTGAGCCTGCCCTTCCAGTGCCAGGGCCGCTTCAGCACACGCAGCCCGCTGGAGCTGCAGATGCAGGAGGGCGAGCACACGGTGCGCGCCATCATCGAGCGCGTGCGGCTCCCAGTGAACGTGCTGGTGCCCAGCCGGCCGCCGCGCAACCCCTACGACCTGCACCCAGTGCGGGAGGGCCACTGCTACAAGCTGGTCAGCATCATCTCCAAGACCGTGGTGCTGGGGCTGGCGCTGCGCCGCGAGGGCCCGGCGCCGCTGCACTTCCTGCTGCTCACCGACACGCCGCGCTTCGCACTGCCGCAGGGCCTGCTGGCCGGGGACCCACGCGTTGAGCGCCTGGTGCGCGACAGCGCCTCCTACTGCCGCGAGCACTTCGACCCCGACGAGTACTCCACCGCCGTGCGTGAGGCGCCCGCGGAGCTGTCTGACGACTGTGCCAGCCCGCGCCGCGCGCGCCTCTGCCTGCCCGCGCCCCCGCGGGCCCCAGGGCCCGCCCGCGCCCCCAGCCCACCCGGCGACGGCGACCAGGAGTACGTGAGCCCCGACTGGGCCGGTGCGCCCGAGCCCGCAGCCTCGCCCGCTGAGATCCCCTACGAGGAGCTGTGGGCGCACCAGGCGGCTGAAGGCCTTACTGAGGGCCGGACCCGGCCTCCCCCGGGTCCCGACCTCATTTCCTTCGGGGCCGCGGGGCCGCCACGCCTGGAGCCCGAGGCGCCGCCGCCTCCTGTCCCTCCCAAATCCGAGGCG GTGAAGGAGGAGTGCCGCCTGCTCAACGCCCCCCCTGTGCCTCCCCGGGGTGGCGGTGGCCGGCTCTCTGGCAGCCCCCCAGTTCCCCCGCGCTTCCCCAAGCTGCAGCCTGTTCACTCGCCCAGCTCCAGCCTGTCCTACTACTCCTCTGGCCTGCAGGATGG GACGGGTTCCCGCAGTGGCAGTGGCTCCCCATCACCAGATGCCTACTCCCTCTATTGCTACCCATGCACCTGGGGAGACTGCAAAGTGGGCGAGTCCTCTAGCCGCCCACCCCCAGGACCCCTGCCCTCCACCACGCAGCCTAGCCAGGCCTCCCGGGCCCTCGCAGAGCCCCTGAGCAGTCGAGCCGCTTCCCTCTTGGGGACTGACACCCCTGTCAAGACCTACCACGGCTGCCCACCCCTCTTCAAGTCCTCTCACCCCCAGAAACGCTTTGTTCCGTTGGGCGCTCTCAACCCCATTTCTGGGCCTGCTTATCCTTCAGGCCCTTCAGCAGCCTCTTCTTCTGGGCCCACAACCACCTCGGGTGCCCTGGCTACCTCCAGCCCCACGTACTCCCCAGGGCCAGGCTCACCAGGCCAGGCCTATCCAGCTGCTCCCACCTCTTCGtgtcccacctcctcctcctcttcttccgaGTGGCAGGAACCAGCCCTGGAGCCCTTTGATCCCTTTGAGCTGGGACAGGGTGCTTCTCCAAAGCCTGAGCTGATGCGCTGTCAGGAGCCCAGAGCTGTGGGGGTACCTGGGCTTGGACCTCGCCTTTCACCACTTGGACCTCCCAAGGTGTTTGATCCTGAAGGTTTAGTGCTGCAGCAGGTTCCTGCCCCTCTATCACCAGCGGCCCTGAAGGGGCCCAAGGCAGGTGGAGCACGACTCCTTCTCACCCAAGGGCGCCTAGAAGGGCCTCCTGCCAGTCCTCGCGATGGAGCCACAGGCTGGGGAGGCCGGGATGCCTCCTGGCAACCCCCCGCTGACCTGTCTGCACTCTCCCTGGAGGAGGTCTCTCACAGTCTGCGCTTCATTGGGCTCTCAGAGGATGTGGTAAGCTTCTTTGCCCGAGAACGCATTGATGGCAGCATCTTTGTGCAGCTCAGTGAGGACATCCTGGCAGACGACTTCCACCTCACCAAACTTCAGGTCAAGAAGATCATGCAGTTCATCAAAGGCTGGCGGCCCAAGATCTGA